The Lichenihabitans psoromatis genomic interval GCGGTGCTGATGCGCCATCTCGACGGCACGATCGAGGTGCATGACCTCAAGACGCGATCGGCCGGACGGGTGACGTTCATCGAATTTCATCTGGTTGTCGAAGGCCGGATGAGCGTCTCGGATTCGCACGCCATTTGCGACAAGCTCGAACGCGTGTTGCAACAGGCTGTCGACGGGGCCCTGGTGACGATCCATGTGGAGCCGGAACATAAGGCCAAGCAGACCGGCAGCATGGTGGTGTCGACCGGCGATTTGAACTGACGGCTGCTGTCTGTCTTTAGCTAGGTTTTGCCCAACGATGCCCTACATAAGGAGTGCCGTTCGAGCAGTCCTTCGGCACCTCTCGTTGCACATACAGGAGCACAAACGATGTCGACCAATCTTCCGATGGAATCGCACGATCACCAGAATATTTCCATGGGCGAGCGAAGTCTCTCGGTAGTCGGCGGCCTCGTTCTCGCAGCCGCCGCAGCCAAGCCGCGCCCCAACCCCCTGTTGAACATCGCCGCCCTCGCGATCGGGTCCTATCTGGCTTATCGCGGCGCAACTGGCTTTTGCCCGATCAAGGCTCAACTCACCTGAGATAAAAAAAGCCGGAAACACGTGGCTTCCGGCTTTTTGACGATCGACAATCGACGCGTGTCGCGCCGACGTCACTTCAGATCGCCGACGACCGGCGAGCGATGAAGCCATAGATGGCCAGCACGATAATCGCACCGACGATCGCGCCAATAAATCCTGCGCCTTCGCCTTCGTGATACCAGCCGACGGCTTGGCCCAGATAGGTGGCTACAACGGCGCCGACGATGCCGAGGATGGTGGTCAGAATGAAGCCGCTCGGCTCATTCGGTCCCGGCATGATGAATTTCGCGATCATGCCCGCAATGAACCCGATGATGATGGTCCAGATAATGCCCATGGTGTTTCCCCGTAGCCTCGTCAAAGGTGACGTGGCGAAACTACGGCGGATTGTCTCCTCTGGAAAGATGCCGCACGTACCGAGTGGGCTCGGCTGCAGCGGAAATCTCGGATGTGTGCCTCGAGGGCGACGCTGTTGGCGGTAAGGCGGCGGAGCGTGTCGGCTCCGCCGTTTCTTTCACACGCGATCGATGTCGGGCATCGCGGGGACCAGAACCGCTTGGGGGCGCGGCTCGAGACGGGGCATGCGCCACTGTTTGAGGCTCACCCAGGTGCGGCGGCTCAACCGGAACCGATCGGACGAGATCATACCCTCGCGGGCCGGGGCATGTTGAAGGGCCGTGCCCTCGTAAGCGAAACCACTCTTTTCGAGCACGCGCCGCGCCGCCGAGTTGATGACACGGCATGAGGCCTCGAGAGCGGTCACGGACGACAGCATGAAGGCCGTATCGATCATCGCCTGCGCGGCTTCGGTCGCGAGACCCTGGCCGGCATGGGTGGGCGATAGAACGAAGCCAAGTGACAACCCGGTCGGGATGGGATCGAGCCCGATCAGTCCGATCGGCTGCCGATCGTCTCCGGTCTGGGTCAGCAGAAGCTTCAGACCTAAGCCGGAGCCGTTTTTGCTGCGCCAACCATCAATGCGTTTTGCCGCCTCGGTCTTGGGGTAGGGGTGTGGAATATGGGCCGTCATCTCGGCCACGTCTTTATGGCTGGCAAAGGTCGTCACGGCATCGGCATCCGCGACCTCGGGCCAACGCAGCCACAAACGCCGGGTTTCTAGCCGGAAAACATCGTCCCGTGTGAGTTCGGGAAACATGCCAAGCTCCCAGTCCTGAAGGGCCCGCCGCGCGGTGCCCCTGAAACGACGAAGGGGAGGTGACACTCACCTCCCCTCTGCCGTTCCTTGCGGACGGTGCCCTCGAGGGCCTGGACTTGCTCGCTCATCGGATGCCGTCTGGCATCAAAGAGCGGTTCTGCTCGCCTGAGAAGAACCTTGTCCACCGGGGTTTTGAGTGCCGGTGGGGTCCTTCGTCAGGCTCCCACCTATTCGGCTGCGTTGGCGAGCGGCAGGACCGCTACATAGGCGCGACCATTGCCTTTTGTTTGGAATTCTACTTTGCCGTCGGTGAGGGCAAAGAGCGTGTGGTCTTTGCCACAGCCGACATTGGCGCCGGGATGCCACTTCGTGCCGCGTTGGCGCACGATAATGTTGCCGCCGAGCACAGCTTCGCCGCCGAATTTCTTGACGCCCAGACGACGGCCGTCCGAGTCACGACCGTTGCGGGACGAGCCGCCTGCTTTTTTGTGAGCCATTGTGGTGCTCCGAAATCTTCGATAGTGCGACCGGCGAAACCGGCCTCGAATGAAACGGGCCGCAGCATGCTGCGGCCGATGGATCAGCCTGCCGCGGTTTCCGCGACGGGAGCCGCCGGAGTAGCCGCCTTAGCCGGGCGTCGCGATTGGCCGCCGACCAGGATATCCGTGATCCGGACGATCGTGAGGTCCTGGCGATGGCCGCGCTTGCGACGCGAGTTCTTGCGGCGGCGCTTCTTGAACGCGATCACTTTCGGGCCGCGATCATGCTCGACGATCTGGGCCGATACGCTCGCACCCTCAACCAGAGGCGCGCCGATCTCGACCGTCTCGCCGTCGAAGAAGCTCAACACCTCGAACGACACCGTGTCGCCCGCTTCACCCGCGAGGGTCATGACCGTAATCTTGTCGTCGGCGGTAACGCGATACTGCTTACCGCCGGTCTTAATAACTGCGAACATCGTTTTCCTCGTGTTCAATCCCGATACTCCGAGCGACATGCCCGTGATCGGCTTCTTTGCAGTGGACCAGCAATGGGTGCCCCAAGCTCGCATCCTCGACTTCGGCCGAATGAACGGGAACGAAGGATTGGACAGGGTGCGGCGAAGCCGCAACTTGGTGCAAGGGTCGCATAGGCTCCGATGACCCGTCTGTCAAGCGTTTGACACAAATCCCGATTGCGCGGTCGATCCAACATGCGAGGCCCGATCGCGCGTCCATGGGTTGTGAAGCCATTCCCAGCGTGCTAGGTGCGACCCGACCACGCCGATGTGAACCATCGACGCCCGCGGAGAGGTGGCAGAGTGGTCGAATGCACCGCACTCGAAATGCGGCATAGGTGCAAGCCTATCGGGGGTTCGAATCCCTCCCTCTCCGCCACTTCAGTCCCAAACTGGGCACGCCGATTGCCGCCGATTTCCCTCCGGAAACGGCGGTGAGCGTGCGAAGCAGCTCTCCTTTCGATCCCATGATGCGCACTTCGGTTTCGCCGACCTCGACGCGCTGGGCGAAGGCGCGCAGGTGATCCCGCCGATAGCCGCCCCCGTCGAGCCGGATGCGCTGGCGTGCTACGTTAGCAAAGCGGCGCACTGCGGCGGGTGTGACGGCCTGATTGCCGGAGTTTTCGAGCATGGCTTGCGCCCGCTCGGCATCGACCTGCGCCTGGTCGCGGAGCGCCTTCAAACCGGTGATACGGTCTTTCAGCGCCGGGTCGGACAGATCGGCCACGCCTGATTCGATCGCGTCATAGAGGCGCTTCAGCCGCAGGTCGGTCTCGGCCGCGCGGCGGTTCAATTCTGCGATATGTTCCTGCCGCCGTTCTGCTCGTTCATGCCGACGGTCGAGAACCGAGGACAACACCTCTTCCAGCCGATCGGGGTGGAGCAGTCGATCCTCGATATGGCTGGCGACGATGGTGTCGAGCTTCTCCATCGGGATCGAGCGGCCCGAGCAGCCGGTCTCGCCCTGCCGCGCCTTGATCGAGCAAGTGTAGTAGCGATAGCGCCCGCCCTTGCCCGTGCGGATGGTCATGGCCCCGCCGCACTTCTTGCAAAAGCAGATGCCGGTGAGCAAGGTTGGCCCGCTGACCACGCGCGGCGGCGTGACCTTGGGATTGCGCGCCCGCAAATGCGCCTGCACCGCGTCGAAGGTGTCCGTGTCGATCAGCGGCGGCACGGAAACCATGACGATCTCGCTGACCGGTTTCAATTCCTTGGATTTGCCGCGCTTGTTGAACTCATGCTCGCCGATATAGGTGCGCCGGGTCAGGATGCGGTGAAGCTGGCCGATGCCCCAACGCCCGCCGTCACGGGTGAAGATGCGGCGCGCATTCAGATGGCTGACGATGGCCTTGACGCCCATCGGGCCGGATGTGCCGTTCCCCTCCAGCGCCAACCGATAGATCAGCCGCACCGTGTCGGCGTGCAGCGGATCGATCTCCAGCTTCTTCTTGGTCTTGGACCCGCGCTGCTCGGCCGCAACGATGCGATAGCCGATTGGCGGTAACGCGCCGTTCCAGAAGCCCTGCCGCGCGTTCTCCTTGAGAGCGCGTATGACGTGCTTGCCGTTCTCCTTCGACTGATACTCGTCGAACAGCGCCATGATCTGGCGCATCATGACGTGCATTGGATCGTCGCCCATTTCCTGGGTGATGGAGACGAGCTTGACGCCGTTCTTGGCCAACTTGCGGACGTAGAACTCCAACTCGAAGTGATCGCGGAAAAAGCGGCTGAACGAGTGGACGACGACGATGTCGAAGGGCGCGGGCTTGGATGTCCCCGCCTCGATCATGCGCTGAAACTCAGGACGGCGATCGTTGGTGGCAGATGCGCCCGGTTCGACGAAGGTGTCGATGAGTTGATAACCGCGCGTGACGCAATAGGCTTCGCCCTGCCGCTTCTGGTCGGGGATCGAGACATCGTGCTCGGCCTGCCGGGTCGTCGAGACGCGGAGATACAGAGCGGCGCGTGTGGCGACCAAGGGAGCTTCTTTATTCATGAATAGTCTCCTTCGGCCGCGACGCTTGGCGACGGCCGGTCAAGGCCAGTTCCAGCATGACACGATCGTAGACAAGTTTGGGTGCGAGCTTGCGGCCATCACGCACCATGCGGATCAGTCCGTAACCGATCATGGCCTTGAGGGTGCGCGAGAGATTTGATTTTGCACGTCCCGTCAGCGCGGCCAAGGCGTCGAGGGAATCAGGTTGCTCGGTCGCGATGAGGCGCAGCATCTCGCGATTGGGAGCTGACAATACCTTGGAGAAAGATTCCGTCGAGACAAACCAAGCGGTCGGATCGCCCGGCGACGGTTTCTCCTCACCGCGCGCGATGCGCAGCGTGCGGGCCTTCATGTCCTCGGAATCGGCAATGCCGACCTTCAATATTTTCATGGCGCAGAGCCTTCATGCTGGCACTCGCCGACCCGACAAACGTGTCAAACGGCGAACAGGTAATCGCCGCATTAGTTATCATAGTAATATAACTATTTCAAGGGAAGATGTGCCTCCAGAACCGATGCCTACCCGCTGGATCAGACTGACTTGCCGAGCAACTCGTCGAAGATGTCGCCGAACCACGCTTCGAACAGGTCGATCTCGGCGTCCGTCACCGGCACCCGTTCGGGCCAGTCGTCGGTAACGGTCCAGGTCTCGACGTCGTGCTTGGGCGGTCGGCCGATGCGAGGCGCAGGCGTCTCGATGTCGTCCTGCGGGATATAGTCGTAGAGGTCGTCGGGCAGTATACCGGACACGACACGGAGCTGGCTTTGCGAACGATCAGCGCCGCGCCGGAACATGGGAATATCGCCTTGTGAGAATACCAACCGTAACGACAATCGATCCTTCGCCCTGACGCCGCGTAAGTCTTCCAGCAACAACGGATCGCGCAATTTGTGAAGACGGCGTATTGCGAAACCTCGATCGGGTTTTGCGATCAGCACGACGAAAATCGGCGGTCGTCGACATCACGACTGCCCGCCCGCACCTGAAGATGACGTGCTGCGCCGCGCCTTGGAGAAGGCCCGATCGGTAGCGATGAAGCGCTCCAGCATCGGCACGATCAGGCGAATGGGATCGGCTGGCGGATGACCGGCCTCGCGGCCGAGGATTTCGGCGTAGGCGGCAAGATCGCGGTGTAGCGTCGCCGGAAGATCAACCGTGACCTTCACGGGCTTGTCGTCGGCAATGGGGCCAAGTTTCAGCTTGGTCATGGCGTAGCTCCGTATGCTTCAAGTACGAGATCGCGCGTAACAAGGACTCGGACAGGAAAGCCTGGCCGGATGGTCAGTGTCGGCGCGATGTTGAGCTGACGGCTGACGATCTGCTGGCCGGTCTGGCTGACGCTTTGCGACGCGCCCTGTCGCAGCGCCTGAACGATATCGCTGTCGTTGCCAGATGATCCTGCCTGCGCGCCGACACTGAGCAGCGTCGAGAGTGCGGCGGCCTTGAAGAGTTCACCCCAGTGATAATCGACCCTATCCTCCAGCCCGGCATAACCTTCGGCGTCCGCACCCGGCTGGCGCTCCAGCACGATGGAACGGCCGTTGGGCATGATGAGGCGGTTCCAGACCAGCAGGATACGACGCTGGCCGAAACCGACGCCATTGTCGTACTGACCGATGATCCGCGTGCCCTGCGGCACGAGCAGGATGCGGCCTGTCGGGCTGTCATAGATGTTTTCCGTGACCTGCGCCGTGATCTGGCCGGGCAGATCGGAACGGATGCCGGTGATGAGCGCCGCCGGGATGACAGCGCCGGCTTGAAGCACGTTCGCCGAGGCGGGCGCGGCAACGCGATCGGTCGAGACGGTGCGCTTGTCGGGCGTCTGGTTGAGGAAGGCGAGCTGGCGGTCCTGCGCCGATGGCGTCGCCGGCTGCGGCGCGAGGCCGAGCGTGGTCAGATCCGGCATGGGCGTGGTGGCGTTCGTCGTGGTAGCCGCCGGTATTGTGGCATTGCGCGTCTCGGTCGAAGCGAACAGACGAGCTGTTCTCGCCGCCTCCCGTTCCTGCACGCGCCGCTGCTCCTCGGCGCTAAGGCCTGGTTGCTGCGTGGCGATACCCGGCGTCGGTACGCCCTGTCCTCGGTTCTGCGCGGCAAGCATCGGACGGCCGAGATCGCCGGGCAGTGCTGGGCCGAGAACCGGACCGGTATAGTCCTTCGGTAGACTGTTGAGACCGTCCGGGGTCGAGCGATTGTCGGTCGAATACAGTTCCTCGTTCGGCTTGCCGCCGTGCTGGCTCTGGAGCGCATAGATGAACGCGCCGCCTACGCCCGCGCTGGTGACAAGCCCCAGCGCCAGCAGCGCCTTGCGCGACAGGCGAGTGACGCGCGGCGGTTCGGCGCGCAAACGCATGGGGGCTGCCGGCTCGCCGGTCAGCGCACGGGCGTCGTCATCGCCGGAGGCTTCCGGCTGGCTCCCTTTCTTATCGGGCTCAATGTCGCTCACGATGCCGGCCTCCCATCGGTCCGGGTGACGCGAACGCGCTTTTGATCCTTGGCGGAACCGAAGCGCAGCTCGGCGGCAGCGAAGAGCCGATCAACGATCATGTAGTTCCCGCGCACGCGGTAGTTCACCAGTTCGGAGGTGTCGCCCTCGGGGCCGACGACGAAGAGCGGCGGCATCTCGCCCTGCGCGATGCCGCTCGGGAACTCGATGAACACCTGCCTTCCGTCGTCGAAGGCGCGCAAAGGACGCCACGGCGCACGATCGCCCGCGATCTCATAGCGGAAATTGACATTGGCGAGATCCACGCCCGACGCGACGGGCTGTATTGCTTCGGCCTGGGCATTCTGGCGACGCAGCGCGATCAATTGGTCCTGCGGATACTGCCAGGATACCGAGGCCATGTATGTCTTCTCGGTCGAACGAAGCTCGATATGGTAGGTGCGCAGATTGGTGTTGATGACGAGATTGGTCATCAATTCCGCCCGCGTCGGCTTGACCAGGATATGCACCTGTTTGGTTGCGCCCGTGCCACTCTCGGTGTCGCCGATGATCCAGCGTACCGTGTCCCCGGCGGCGACCGGGCCGGAGCCGACCAGCGTCTCGCCGGGCTGAAGCGTGACGTCGGTGATCTGACCCGGTGAGGTATAGACCTGATAGAGCGCGCCATCGACGAACGGGTAGATCTGGATGGCGTTGATGAAGCCGTTCCTGACCGGCTGCATCCGTGCGGCGGCATTGGCCTCGTTCACACGGGCCGCCGGGTCCGGCAGTTCGGGCGTCGGCTTGTCGCCCTTACCGATTGGCTTCAACTGGCCGGGCAGCGGCAGTAGCTTCGGCAGCTCCACCACCCTGACCGGCGCCGGCGGATCGACCGTCTGCACGGCGGGCACGGCATTGTCGTATGAGATTTCCGGCGGTTTCACCGCTGTCGCGCAACCGGCCAGCGCGGAGGTGCAAACGAGGAGAAGCGGGAAAGCGGATTTACGGAAAGCCGGTCTTCCATTTCTGTCGAGGGCGACGTTGCGGAAGATGGGCGTCATTGTCCTAGCTCCTTCGACCAATTGATGGCGTTGACGTAGATTCCGAGCGGATTGGCGCGGAGTTTTTCAGCGTCGCGCGGCGGCTGCACGACGATGGTGAGGATCGCGGTCCAGCGCTCGGTCGATGCGAGCGAACCGTCCTGATAGGTCCGCTGAACCCAGGCGACCCGGAAACTGTCGGGCGATGCGCGGATCACGCTGGAGACATCGACGGCGACCTGCGTCTTGCCGACCTTGGTGAACGGGTCATTGGCGCGGGCGTAGTCGTTGAGCGCCAGTGCGCCGCCTTGCGTGGTGAAGTCGTAGGCCCGCAGCCAGTTTTGGCGGACGATGATCGCGTCGGCCGGAATGCTTCGGACCTCCTCGATGAAGCGCGCGAGGTGGAAGGCGATCTGCGGATCGGTCGGCCGATAGTCGGCGGTCGCCGGGGCGACAGCCTGCGACGCCCCGAGCTTGTCCACCTGCACCACCCACGGCACGATTGAACCATTGGCGGATTGCCAGACGAGTGCGGCGGACAGTCCTGCCGACAAGGCGAGAGAACCGAAGGCCATCAGCCGCCAGTTCTTCGCCTGCACGCGGGCGGAGCCGATCCGGTCGTCCCAGACCTGGGCGGCGCGCTGGTAGGGCGTCTCCGGCTCGGGCGTCTTGCCGTAATGGGTCGCGGGTCGTTTGAAGAGATTCATCAGAGGTCGCTTTCGGAGAGGTTGACGGAGGAGCCCCCGCCATGGGCGTCACCGGACCGGACGGCGTGGGCGGCGGCCTCGACGCCGTGCGACACGGCTCGCGAGCGATTCATGCGCTTGGCCCAATCGGGCGGCTGGTCTGGGGCGGACGATGCCGTGCCGGTCGCGGCGGCAGCTTCGCCCTCGGCGGCATCACCACCGACCGCGCCGCCTGTGGTCTCGACGGCCGCACGGGCGCCCGACTGGAAGCTCGACGTCATGCTGTCGGCGGCTTTGGAAGCCGCGCGCTTAAGCGGCGACACCGCAGCCTGCGCGCCCGTGCTGGCGACATTGCCGAAGCCGGACGCGACACCTGCGGCGCCGGATTGCCCGGCCGCGCCGAGGCTGTAGGCGGTAGACGCACCGCCCGCGAGGGCAGCGCCACCACGGGCGGCGGCACCCGCACCAGCGGCCAGGGCTGCACCGCCCGATGCCACCGCGCCAACGGTTGCCGCACCTGCCGCGACCATTCCGCCAGCCGCAAGCCCCGTGCCAATCGCTGCGCCCGCACCAAGCTGCGGGCCGCCGGCGACGAGGCCGTTGGCGATGCCCGGGCCGAAGATGCCGAGGCCGAGCAGCGACAGCGCCGCCAGCACGATTGCCATGGCATCATCGATCGATGGTGTGGCCCCGCCGAACCCGGCGGTGAACTCGGAGAACAAGGTCGAGCCGATGCCGATGATGACGGCGAGCACCATCACCTTGATGCCGGACGATATGACATTGCCGAGCACCCGTTCGGCCATGAAGGCGGATTTTCCGAACAGGCCGAACGGTATAAGCACGAAGCCGGCAAGCGTCGTCAGCTTGAACTCGATCAGGGTGACGAAGAGCTGGATCGCCAGTACGAAGAAGGCCAGCAGCACGAGCGCCCAGGCGAACAACATGCAGGCGATCTGAATGAAGTTCTCGAAGAAAGACCAATAGCCCATCAAGTTCGAGATGGAATCGAGCAGCGGCCGGCCGGCATCGAGACCGGTCTGCGCCACCTTGCCGGGGCGCAGCAGATTGGCCGTCGTGAAGCCGGTGCCTGACGCCTTCAGTCCGAGGCCGGCAAAGCTCTCGAATATGATACGCGCGAGGTTGTTCCAGTTGCCGATAATATAAGCGAAGACGCCGACGAACAGCGTCTTCTTGATAAGCCGCCCGATAATGTCGTTGTCGCCGCCCATCGACCAGAACAGTGCTGCCAGCGTCACATCGATGACGATCAGCGTCGTGGCGATGAAGGCCACTTCGCCGTGCAGCAGGCCGAAGCCGCCGTCGATGTAGCGTGTGAAGACCTCAAGGAAATGGTCGATGACCCCGGTGCCCTGCATGGTCAGTGGCTCCCATTCTGCAATGGGGTGCCTTGGGCAGGTTCAGGCTGGACCGCGGGCGTTCCCTGATCGGCAGGAGCCGGTCCGTTCGGGAATAGCGTCGTGGGTGTCGCCGTCTCAGGAGATACAGACGGAGCCGGTTCGCGAAGGAAGCGACGGCGGTTGTCGGCCCATGCCCTCAGGCAGGCCGGATCGCGTGGCCCGGCTTCGCCAAGTCCGCTGCACCGCGCCAGTTCCGCGTCCAGCGGATATCGCTCCGTGACTGTGCGTGCCTGCGTCGCAACGCTGTTCTGCCGGTCGTCATGGCGGTTCATCTCGATCGCTGTTGCGGTGATCGCCACCGCGACAAAGATGACGGCGCCGATGCGCGCGAGGGTCTTGCCGTCCATCACGCCGCCCTCAGTTTCCGTAGAACATCTGGGCGTTGCCGGCCTGATAGCCGGTCCCCGGCGTCAGGAAGCGGCGACGTTGCTCGCGGCCCTGTTCGGCGGCGGCGGCTTGTTCGGCTGATTGCAGCGCCTGCGCCCGCCCGTTGGCGGCGACGACGGCGGTGAGATCGGCGAGTTGCTGCGCCTGAAGGGCGAGAAGCTGGTTGCCGGCCTGCGTCGCCTGAAGCGCCCCGGTCGCCGACTGGCTCGATCCGACCAGTGCCGACATCTGCGCACGGTTGGTGTCGATATTGCCGACGACGCCGGCCTGCACCTTCATCGCGTCCTGAAGGCCAGAAACCGAGTTCTGCCAGCGGGATTTGGCGTCTGCGATCAGCGATGCGCTGGAAGCCGTGGTCGAGGCTGCGCCATAGGTGGTCTGGAAGGCCCGGTCGATCTGCTGAACGTCATAGGCGATGTTCTGCGCCTGTTGCAGAAGCGCTTGCGTTTTCTGGACCGACTGCTGAAGTTGTTGAAGCGAGGAATATGGCAGGCTGGCGAGATTGCGGGCCTGATTGATCAGCATCGTCGCCTCGTTCTGCAGCGAGGTGATCTGGTTGGTCACCTGTTGGAGCGAGCGCGCCGCCGTCAGCACGTTTTGCACATAGTTGGTGGGGTCATAGACGATCCACTGCGCGGCGGCGGGCGTCGTGGCGATCGGCGATAGCGCCAGCGGTACGGACAGGATGGTCGCGGCGAATAGCGCCACGCGCGAACGACGAACGGTCATGAGGGTGTCTCCAGGTTGGTGAGGTTGGGAATGAGATCGGCGGCCCAGCCGAGACCGCGATGGCGCAGCCAGGGGCCAAGGAAACCGTCGCGGCTATGCTCGGCGACGATGCGGGCGATCTCGGCCTGATCGGTTTTTGAGGATGCGGCGCAGAGCGCCAGCGCCACGTCCGACAGGCCCAGTTCGAACAGCCGGTTGCCGCGCCGCGACTGGCAGTAATAGTCGCGCTTCGGCATGGCCCGCGCGAGGATCTCGATCTGGCGGTCGTTGAGGCCGAAGCGCCGATAAATGGCCGTGATCTGCGGCTCGATCGCCCGCTCGTTCGGGAGCAGAAGCCGGGTCTGGCAGCTTTCGATGATGGCCGGCGCGATTGAACTGCCGTCAATGTCCGACAACGACTGCGTGGCGAAGATGACGGATGCGTTCTTCTTGCGCAGCGTCTTCAGCCATTCGCGGAGCTGGCCGGCGAACCCTTCGTCGTCCAGCGCAAGCCAGCCTTCGTCGATGATAATGAGTGTCGGCTCACCATTGAGCCGGTCTTCAATGCGATGGAACAGGTAGGATAGGACGGCGGGCGCGGCATCCGTGCCGATCAGGCCCTCGGTCTCGAACGCCTGGACCGTGGCCGATCCAAGATATTCACGCTCGGCATCGAGTAACCGGCCGTAGGGTCCGCCGACGCAATAGGGTCGCAGCGCCTGCTTGAGGTCGTTGGATTGAAGCAGGACCGCAAGGCCGGTGATCGTCCGTTCTTCGACCGGCGCGGTGCTAAGCGATGTCAGCGCCGTCCAGATATACTCTTTCACGTCAGGCGTAATGGGAACGCCTTCGCGTATCAGGATAGCGACGATCCAGTCGGCGGCCCATGCCCGCTCGGGCACGTCATCGACGCGGGCGAGCGGCTGAAGGGACACGCTATCGACCGCCCCTTCCGAAAGATTGCCGCCGAGGTCATGCCAGTCGCCGCCCATGGCGAGGGCGGCGGCGCGGATCGAGCCGCCGAAGTCGAAGGCGAACACCTGCGCGCCCGTATAGCGCCGGAACTGCAAGGCCATCAGCGCCAGCAGCACGGATTTGCCCGCACCTGTCGGACCGACGATCAGCGTATGGCCAACATCGCCGACGTGAACGGATAACCGGAACGGGGTCGAGCCTTCGGTCTTGCCGAAGAGCAGTGGGGGCGCTGCAAAATG includes:
- the trbG gene encoding P-type conjugative transfer protein TrbG: MTPIFRNVALDRNGRPAFRKSAFPLLLVCTSALAGCATAVKPPEISYDNAVPAVQTVDPPAPVRVVELPKLLPLPGQLKPIGKGDKPTPELPDPAARVNEANAAARMQPVRNGFINAIQIYPFVDGALYQVYTSPGQITDVTLQPGETLVGSGPVAAGDTVRWIIGDTESGTGATKQVHILVKPTRAELMTNLVINTNLRTYHIELRSTEKTYMASVSWQYPQDQLIALRRQNAQAEAIQPVASGVDLANVNFRYEIAGDRAPWRPLRAFDDGRQVFIEFPSGIAQGEMPPLFVVGPEGDTSELVNYRVRGNYMIVDRLFAAAELRFGSAKDQKRVRVTRTDGRPAS
- the rpmA gene encoding 50S ribosomal protein L27, whose product is MAHKKAGGSSRNGRDSDGRRLGVKKFGGEAVLGGNIIVRQRGTKWHPGANVGCGKDHTLFALTDGKVEFQTKGNGRAYVAVLPLANAAE
- a CDS encoding transcriptional regulator codes for the protein MKILKVGIADSEDMKARTLRIARGEEKPSPGDPTAWFVSTESFSKVLSAPNREMLRLIATEQPDSLDALAALTGRAKSNLSRTLKAMIGYGLIRMVRDGRKLAPKLVYDRVMLELALTGRRQASRPKETIHE
- the rplU gene encoding 50S ribosomal protein L21, which codes for MFAVIKTGGKQYRVTADDKITVMTLAGEAGDTVSFEVLSFFDGETVEIGAPLVEGASVSAQIVEHDRGPKVIAFKKRRRKNSRRKRGHRQDLTIVRITDILVGGQSRRPAKAATPAAPVAETAAG
- a CDS encoding recombinase family protein; the protein is MNKEAPLVATRAALYLRVSTTRQAEHDVSIPDQKRQGEAYCVTRGYQLIDTFVEPGASATNDRRPEFQRMIEAGTSKPAPFDIVVVHSFSRFFRDHFELEFYVRKLAKNGVKLVSITQEMGDDPMHVMMRQIMALFDEYQSKENGKHVIRALKENARQGFWNGALPPIGYRIVAAEQRGSKTKKKLEIDPLHADTVRLIYRLALEGNGTSGPMGVKAIVSHLNARRIFTRDGGRWGIGQLHRILTRRTYIGEHEFNKRGKSKELKPVSEIVMVSVPPLIDTDTFDAVQAHLRARNPKVTPPRVVSGPTLLTGICFCKKCGGAMTIRTGKGGRYRYYTCSIKARQGETGCSGRSIPMEKLDTIVASHIEDRLLHPDRLEEVLSSVLDRRHERAERRQEHIAELNRRAAETDLRLKRLYDAIESGVADLSDPALKDRITGLKALRDQAQVDAERAQAMLENSGNQAVTPAAVRRFANVARQRIRLDGGGYRRDHLRAFAQRVEVGETEVRIMGSKGELLRTLTAVSGGKSAAIGVPSLGLKWRRGRDSNPR
- a CDS encoding GNAT family N-acetyltransferase; protein product: MFPELTRDDVFRLETRRLWLRWPEVADADAVTTFASHKDVAEMTAHIPHPYPKTEAAKRIDGWRSKNGSGLGLKLLLTQTGDDRQPIGLIGLDPIPTGLSLGFVLSPTHAGQGLATEAAQAMIDTAFMLSSVTALEASCRVINSAARRVLEKSGFAYEGTALQHAPAREGMISSDRFRLSRRTWVSLKQWRMPRLEPRPQAVLVPAMPDIDRV
- a CDS encoding DUF2274 domain-containing protein is translated as MTKLKLGPIADDKPVKVTVDLPATLHRDLAAYAEILGREAGHPPADPIRLIVPMLERFIATDRAFSKARRSTSSSGAGGQS
- the trbF gene encoding conjugal transfer protein TrbF — encoded protein: MNLFKRPATHYGKTPEPETPYQRAAQVWDDRIGSARVQAKNWRLMAFGSLALSAGLSAALVWQSANGSIVPWVVQVDKLGASQAVAPATADYRPTDPQIAFHLARFIEEVRSIPADAIIVRQNWLRAYDFTTQGGALALNDYARANDPFTKVGKTQVAVDVSSVIRASPDSFRVAWVQRTYQDGSLASTERWTAILTIVVQPPRDAEKLRANPLGIYVNAINWSKELGQ
- a CDS encoding GlsB/YeaQ/YmgE family stress response membrane protein; this encodes MGIIWTIIIGFIAGMIAKFIMPGPNEPSGFILTTILGIVGAVVATYLGQAVGWYHEGEGAGFIGAIVGAIIVLAIYGFIARRSSAI
- a CDS encoding YgaP-like transmembrane domain, which produces MSTNLPMESHDHQNISMGERSLSVVGGLVLAAAAAKPRPNPLLNIAALAIGSYLAYRGATGFCPIKAQLT
- a CDS encoding TrbI/VirB10 family protein: MSDIEPDKKGSQPEASGDDDARALTGEPAAPMRLRAEPPRVTRLSRKALLALGLVTSAGVGGAFIYALQSQHGGKPNEELYSTDNRSTPDGLNSLPKDYTGPVLGPALPGDLGRPMLAAQNRGQGVPTPGIATQQPGLSAEEQRRVQEREAARTARLFASTETRNATIPAATTTNATTPMPDLTTLGLAPQPATPSAQDRQLAFLNQTPDKRTVSTDRVAAPASANVLQAGAVIPAALITGIRSDLPGQITAQVTENIYDSPTGRILLVPQGTRIIGQYDNGVGFGQRRILLVWNRLIMPNGRSIVLERQPGADAEGYAGLEDRVDYHWGELFKAAALSTLLSVGAQAGSSGNDSDIVQALRQGASQSVSQTGQQIVSRQLNIAPTLTIRPGFPVRVLVTRDLVLEAYGATP